The following are from one region of the Salvia hispanica cultivar TCC Black 2014 chromosome 1, UniMelb_Shisp_WGS_1.0, whole genome shotgun sequence genome:
- the LOC125201173 gene encoding GDP-L-galactose phosphorylase 1-like, with amino-acid sequence MVSVLERKLTIKRVATVVSNYQENASTDDLASMAQGCGRNCLGSCCLPVSKLPLYAFSTDEEEQGHDEVDASCDGKSPEKSYLNNLLLGQWENRMTRGLFRYDVTSCETKVIPGTYGFVAQLNEGRHLKKRPTEFRVDKVLQPFDKNKFNFTKVGQEEVLFRFEPSEDGKTSYFPCSQIDPSASVVAINVSPIEYGHVLLIPRVLDCLPQKIVHDGLMLALHFAKEASNPFFRVGYNSLGAFATINHLHFQAYFLSAPFPIEKAPTCKIMSSKDTRVMVSKLLNYPVKGLVFEGGNKLRDLCDAVASSCILLESNNVAFNLLISDCGKRVFLLPQCYAEKQARGEVEQELLDTQVNPAVWEISGHMVLKRRKDYDEASEQYAWKLLSDVSLSDERFQEVEQYVREAANLQEDRDFISTEETSYGSGTTQVSPHLPQDCLVLR; translated from the exons ATGGTGTCTGTATTAGAGAGGAAATTGACGATAAAGAGGGTTGCCACCGTGGTTTCTAACTACCAGGAGAATGCGTCTACTGATGACCTCGCATCTATGGCGCAGGGCTGCGGCCGAAATTGCCTCGGAAGCTGCTGCTTGCCTG TTTCGAAGCTGCCTCTCTATGCATTCAGTACGGATGAGGAAGAGCAAGGTCACGACGAAGTTGATGCATCTTGTGATGGCAAATCTCCTGAAAAGTCCTATTTAAACAATTTGTTGCTAGGGCAGTGGGAAAATCGTATGACTCGGGGGCTTTTCAGGTATGATGTTACCTCTTGTGAGACTAAGGTTATTCCTGGAACATATGGCTTTGTGGCACAGCTGAATGAAGGACGTCACCTTAAGAAACGGCCGACAGAGTTTCGGGTTGACAAGGTTCTCCAACCTTTTGACAAGAACAAATTCAACTTTACAAAAGTGGGTCAAGAGGAAGTGCTCTTCAGGTTTGAGCCAAGTGAAGATGGAAAAACTAGTTATTTTCCTTGCTCTCAAATTGATCCCTCGGCCAGTGTCGTTGCAATTAAT GTGAGTCCCATTGAGTACGGACATGTGCTTCTAATTCCCCGGGTCCTTGATTGCTTACCCCAGAAAATTGTTCATGACGGCCTTATGCTTGCTCTTCACTTTGCTAAAGAGGCGTCGAATCCCTTTTTCAGAGTGGGCTATAACAGTTTAGGTGCATTTGCCACCATCAACCATCTTCACTTTCAG GCATACTTCTTGTCTGCCCCTTTTCCAATCGAGAAAGCACCAACATGCAAAATAATGAGCAGCAAAGATACTAGGGTGATGGTCTCTAAGCTGCTGAATTATCCTGTCAAAGGACTTGTCTTTGAGGGTGGAAATAAGTTGCGTGATCTATGTGATGCCGTAGCAAGCTCTTGCATCCTTCTCGAAAGTAACAATGTTGCTTTCAATCTACTTATTTCTGATTGTGGAAAGAGAGTATTTCTACTACCTCAG TGCTATGCTGAGAAACAAGcacgtggagaagtagagCAGGAGCTTCTTGATACTCAGGTGAACCCTGCTGTCTGGGAAATAAGTGGACATATGGTGCTCAAGCGGAGAAAGGATTACGATGAAGCTTCTGAACAATATGCATGGAAGCTTCTCTCGGATGTTTCTCTCTCAGATGAGAGATTCCAGGAGGTGGAACAGTACGTCCGTGAGGCTGCTAATTTGCAAGAAGACAGGGACTTTATCAGCACAGAGGAGACTAGTTATGGCTCTGGCACTACACAAGTCTCCCCACATCTCCCTCAAGATTGCCTTGTGCTGCGTTAA
- the LOC125202338 gene encoding MLP-like protein 43, translating to MANKVETLVASAAIKCPADKFYNFFKLDMNEIVKIFPAAFTGVELVEGEEGAVGCVKIWHYIVGAIPTTAKALIEAIDDAAKIITFSILEGDLLKVYKSFKVTLSVSDGLAKWSFEYEKSTILSPPPQLYVPLAVTLCTLVDAYLLIN from the exons ATGGCAAACAAGGTAGAAACCCTAGTTGCAAGCGCTGCAATCAAATGCCCAGCTGATAAGTTCTACAATTTCTTCAAGCTCGACATGAACGAAATTGTCAAGATATTCCCGGCAGCCTTCACCGGAGTTGAGCTCGTCGAAGGGGAGGAGGGCGCCGTTGGCTGCGTCAAGATCTGGCACTACATTGTTG GAGCAATTCCAACAACTGCCAAGGCTTTGATAGAGGCAATAGATGATGCTGCAAAAATCatcacattttctattttggaagGAGATCTTCTGAAAGTGTACAAGAGTTTTAAAGTGACTCTTAGTGTGAGTGATGGTTTGGCAAAATGGAGCTTTGAGTATGAGAAATCTActattctctctcctcctcctcaactCTATGTTCCTCTTGCCGTTACTCTCTGCACTCTCGTCGATGCCTATCTTCTCATCAACTGA
- the LOC125202196 gene encoding MLP-like protein 43, whose protein sequence is MANQVETLVASSPTKTPSEKYYTFFKFRLTEIVTIYPAVYKSAEVIEGELGVAGCKTLWTYALGELSMGMKVLSEVIDDATKTIKLTVLDGDVLKLYKSFACTLKVSEGSAQWVIEYERASPLTLPPLAYVPILTTLITLVDAYLLIN, encoded by the exons ATGGCAAACCAAGTAGAAACCCTAGTTGCTAGTTCTCCAACAAAAACCCCATCTGAAAAATACTACACTTTCTTCAAATTCCGCCTAACCGAGATCGTCACCATATATCCCGCCGTTTATAAGAGTGCTGAGGTCATCGAAGGAGAGCTAGGGGTCGCCGGCTGCAAAACGCTCTGGACTTATGCTCTCG GAGAGCTATCAATGGGGATGAAGGTTTTGAGTGAAGTGATAGATGATGCTAcaaaaaccataaaacttACTGTGTTGGACGGAGATGTGTTGAAATTGTACAAGAGTTTTGCGTGCACACTTAAAGTGAGTGAGGGTTCGGCGCAATGGGTTATAGAGTATGAGAGAGCAAGTCCTCTCACTCTACCTCCTCTGGCCTATGTTCCCATTTTAACGACTCTCATCACTCTTGTGGATGCCTACCTCCTCATCAACTAA